The Gammaproteobacteria bacterium DNA segment AAGCTTGCATTGCTTTCGAAATTTCACCTTTAAGAAGTAAAGGTAACACGGCTTGTGCTTGTGCTAGCCCTAAATCAATTTCGATCCGATCGGCTTTGCTGGGTGGATGCAATACATAGTCAATAACTTCTTTATTATGAGCAGGCCGTCCAATCCCAATACGCAGTCGGTTAAATTGCTTGGTATGAAGATGACGAATGACGTCTTTTAAACCGTTGTGGCCACCATCTCCGCCATCACATTTTAATTTGACCGTACCCACATTTAAATCAAGTTCATCATGGGCAATCAAAACCGATTCAGGTTCGATTTTATAATACTGCATAACAGCGCGTACGGCTTTGCCACTCTCATTCATGTAGGTAGAAGGAATGAGTAAGTAGCAAGGTTGACCATCGATGTTGCCAGACCCAAGCCAGCCGTGAAATTTAAAATCCTGACGTAACATAATTTTTGCAGCTTTTGCGATGTTTTCTACAAACCAACCACCGGCATTATGGC contains these protein-coding regions:
- the pth gene encoding aminoacyl-tRNA hydrolase; translated protein: MLPLRLIVGLANPGKNYAETRHNAGGWFVENIAKAAKIMLRQDFKFHGWLGSGNIDGQPCYLLIPSTYMNESGKAVRAVMQYYKIEPESVLIAHDELDLNVGTVKLKCDGGDGGHNGLKDVIRHLHTKQFNRLRIGIGRPAHNKEVIDYVLHPPSKADRIEIDLGLAQAQAVLPLLLKGEISKAMQALHTLPQ